A stretch of Lepisosteus oculatus isolate fLepOcu1 chromosome 11, fLepOcu1.hap2, whole genome shotgun sequence DNA encodes these proteins:
- the gpr205c gene encoding lysophosphatidic acid receptor 6 codes for MTTLTPDALQGTFYAMSAPVSATENAKDNVSSNSSTGEEASYRCIDSTSFQFVLLPLVYTPVFVLSCLGNGTALWHLCRTWRRSSQAKVFIVNLIILDVLFTLCLPLQISYHALGNMWVFGEVMCKITSCLFFSNIYGCTLFLTCVCVDRYVAVVHPIKYLRLQRPLYRVVVSCIIWLMFLFVVMFIFSKRTTNVLPDGRIACMENFSSKSWSSRLAAINIMSSIAGFFLPFSATLTCYVLIGKRIMALTRGKQSTLHLKKKSLRTIMVVIGVLTVSFLPYHIIQTLHTLARVRVLPSSSLLRFTCGARKVVMGVASLNSCLDPIVYYLSGEDIKFELPCFCKENITSSTETTSNTQR; via the coding sequence ATGACTACTCTCACACCGGATGCTTTGCAGGGAACATTTTATGCGATGTCAGCACCAGTGAGCGCAACTGAGAATGCTAAAGACAATGTATCGTCAAATTCTTCCACTGGGGAGGAAGCAAGCTATCGATGTATTGACTCCACCAGCTTCCAGTTTGTCCTCCTCCCTCTTGTGTACACGCCAGTCTTCGTCTTGAGCTGCCTTGGAAATGGAACGGCCCTGTGGCATCTGTGCAGAACCTGGCGGAGGTCTTCTCAAGCCAAGGTTTTCATCGTCAACCTGATCATCCTCGACGTCTTGTTCACCTTGTGCCTGCCGCTCCAGATTTCTTACCACGCCCTTGGCAATATGTGGGTTTTTGGAGAGGTGATGTGTAAAATAACGAGTTGCCTCTTTTTCAGCAACATTTACGGCTGCACCCTGTTCCtcacctgtgtttgtgtggaccGCTACGTAGCAGTGGTGCATCCCATCAAGTATCTCAGACTGCAGAGACCGTTGTACCGTGTTGTGGTGTCTTGCATCATCTGGCTGATGTTTCTCTTTGTTGTCATGTTCATCTTCTCCAAACGCACCACCAATGTGCTTCCAGATGGCCGGATTGCGTGCATGGAAAACTTTTCCTCCAAGTCATGGAGCAGCAGATTGGCCGCCATAAACATCATGTCTTCCATTGCGGGGTTCTTCCTTCCTTTCAGTGCCACATTGACCTGCTACGTCCTGATCGGGAAACGGATCATGGCCCTGACTCGGGGGAAGCAGAGCACGCTGCACTTAAAGAAAAAATCCCTCAGGACCATAATGGTGGTGATCGGGGTGCTCACCGTCAGCTTCCTGCCTTACCACATCATTCAGACTCTGCACACGTTGGCTCGGGTTCGAGTTCTGCCCAGCTCTTCCTTGCTTCGTTTCACCTGTGGCGCCCGTAAAGTAGTGATGGGTGTAGCCAGCCTCAACAGCTGCTTGGACCCTATAGTGTACTACTTAAGTGGAGAGGACATAAAGTTTGAATTGCCCTGCTTCTGTAAAGAGAACATCACAAGCTCTACAGAAACCACATCCAATACCCAAAGATAA